The Bradyrhizobium sp. LLZ17 genomic sequence TCATGCATGAGGATCGCAAGCCCAAGCTGGCGCGAGCCGATGATCGCAACCGCCAGAATATAAGTGAGTGGATTGGGCCACCACGCGACCAGCGCTATCGCGCCGATGATCAAAGCCCAGGCGTGCGCAATCAAGGCCACCCCCTTCCATGTCACGCGCCGGCGCACGTCGACGAGTTGGTCCTCGGTCAGAAAATCGCGGGCACGCATGCGAAGCGCGGTCATGGCTCATTCTCCCCGTCCGAACCGGTTGAAGCGTCGTGATCCCCGACAAGGCGCAGGCGCGCGGCGTCGCCGGTGGATTTCGCCTGCTCGCCGAGCACGCGCAGCATCTCGGCACAGAGCTCATCCGGTGAGCGGCCCATGGCGTAGCCTTCGAGGATGACGCCGATGGCGACCGCCCAGAACCGCCGCGAGCTTTCGTCGGGCGCACGCAGCGAGCGCCAGCCGTGCTGCGCGACCTGGCTTGCATAGGCGCGCGCGCCTTCGCTGTGCAGGCGCTCGATGGTGCGCTCGACCAATGGCGCGAGATCCTGGCGGCGCCGGGTCAACGTCAGCGCTTCGGCGAAGAAGGCGATCGTATCGCTTGCCGTGACGGTCTCGGCCAACGCGTGCGTGTACTCCCGCGGCGAGCGCGCCTTCAGCGCCGCCTGCTCGGTCGCACGCGCCAGATACAGCAGCTCGCGGCAGGCGCATTCGACGAACAGCGCCTCCTTGGTGCGGAAGTAATAGGTGATCTGGCTCGGGAACGCGTTCGCGGCGGCCGCGATATCGGTGATCGATGCGCCCGACAGCCCCCGCTCTCGGAACAGCGGGCTTGCCGCGTCCAGCAGCACGGAACGCATCTTGCGGCCGGCCGAGCGTGTGGCACGCGCAACATGCTTGGGGTCGCCGGCCATCGCCTCAAACAGCTCCTGGATCGCCTTTTCCACCATTGATCCTCTCTCTTGCTATATTTGTATGTTATACAAACAAATAAAGCAAGGGACTACGCCGCTTGAGGCGCCTTCGGGGAGCGCCCCGGCCGAAATTCGGGCCCTGCGACCTTGCCAAGCCGACCAAAATCCGTATAAGGCGCGCATCCGCAGACCCCGGCCGGGAGCTGAACGGACGGTCGCAGCAAATCACTTGTGATTTTGATGTGGCAGGGCCAGTCGGCCCGTCGTCCCGTGTTTCCGCCTTCTGAGCTTAATCCCAGAGTCCTTTCCGAAGGCCTCTTAAGGGCTTGACGCCGGGCGATGCGCCAACATGAGGAAAGGACTTCCATGGCTCTCTATGAGCATGTTTTTCTCGCGCGCCAAGACGCGAGCACGCAGCAGGTCGAAGAGCTGACTGCGCAGATGACCGGCATCGTCGAGGGTCTCGGCGGCAAGGTCACCAAGACCGAGAATTGGGGCGTACGCTCCCTCACCTACCGCATGAGCAAGAACCGCAAGGCGCATTTCGTGCTGCTTAACATCGACGCGCCGTCCGCGGCGATCGCCGAGATCGAGCGCCAGGAGCGCATCAGCGAAGACGTGATCCGCTATCTCAGCGTTCGCGTCGAGGAGCTCGAGGAAGGTCCGTCCGCGATGATGCGCAAGGCCGATCGCGATCGCGAACGTGATGATCGCGGCGGCGGCTTCCGCGGCGAGCGTGAAGGCGGCTTCCGTGGCGACCGCGAGGGCGGCTTCCGCGGTGGCGATCGTGACGGTGGCTTCCGCGGCGATCGCGGTCCGCGCCGTCCGCGCGACGAAGCTGAAACCACCACGACGGATGCGGAGTAAGATCAATGGCTGAAGCTGGTGCACGCCGTCCGTTTTTCCGTCGCCGCAAGAGCTGCCCGTTCACGGGCGCGAATGCTCCGAAGATCGACTACAAGGACTCCAAGCTGCTGATGCGCTACGTCTCCGAGCGCGGCAAGATCGTGCCGAGCCGCATCACCGCGGTGTCCGCGAAGAAGCAGCGTGAGCTCGCCCGCGCCATCAAGCGCGCGCGGTTCCTGGGCCTGCTGCCCTACGTCATTCGCTAAGACGGCTAATACGATCGGCGGCGCCGCGCCGCCGATCGTCACTTTTTGAACTCATAAGGCTTCCGGCTCGTCCGGTCGCCGATGGTTGGGGCGAGATGCCTCTAACCGCTCGAAGGGAGCGGGACAGCTGATGATGACCTTCGGACTGATAGCCCTGATCGCCGGCGCCGCGTCGGCCCTGATGTTCGCCTCGATCGTATCGGGCGCGCTGATCTCGCTCGTCCTGTTCTATCTCGCACCGCTGCCTCTGATGGTGGCCTCGATCGGCTGGGGGCCGCTTTGCGCGACACTCGGCGGAATCGGCGCCGCGCTCGGCCTCGGCGCCCTGTTCGGCCTGCCCTACTGCCTCGCCTTCGCCGTCACCGTCGCGCTGCCGGCCTGGTGGCTCGGTCATCTCGTCCTGCTCGGTCGACAGGTCACCGCCTCTCCCGTTGCCGAGGCGCCGGCCGAACCCGAGATCGAATGGTATCCGGTCGGCCGCCTGCTGCTGTGGATCGCGGGCTTTGCCACCCTGACCACGATCGCCGCCCTGCTCACGCTCGGCACCGACGCCGAGACCATCACCGGCGCGCTGCGACGCGGCCTGATGCGCATCCTGCGCGCCGCCGACCCGCAGGTCTCGGGCGAGGTCGACCAGTTCGTCGACGCGCTCGTGACGATCGCGCCGGCCGCCGCCACCATCGTCGCCATGATGACCCTCACCCTCAACCTCTGGCTCGGCGCCAGGGTGACCGCGACGTCGGGCCGGTTGCGACGTCCCTGGCCGGATTTGATGACGGCCGAACTGCCGCCGATGACGCTCGCCGTGCTCTGCATCGCGCTCGCGTTCTGCTTTACCGGCGGGCTGCTCGCGATGTTCGCGCAGATCACGACGGCGGCGCTGATGATGGCCTACGCGCTGACCGGCTTCGCCGTGCTGCATACGCTGACGCTCGCGCTGAAGAGCCGCGCGTTCTGGCTCGGCTCCACCTATGCCGTTGTCGTCGTGTTCGGCTGGCCGGTGATCGCAATGGTGATCCTCGGCCTTGCGGACGCCGTGTTCGGCTTCCGCGAACGCTTTCTGCGCAACCGGCTGCCGCCGCCGCTGCCGACCTCTTAAGTCCAAACCCGAAACCTGCAACTCAGAGCACTTCAAAGGAGAACGAATATGGAAGTCATTTTGCTGGAACGCGTCAACAAGCTCGGCCACATGGGCGAAGTCGTGAAGGTTCGCGACGGCTATGCCCGCAATTTCCTGCTCAAGCGCGGCAAGGCGCTGCGCGCCACGGCCGACAACCGCGCCAAGTACGACGGCATGAAGGCCGAGCTCGAGGCTCGCAATCTCCAGAGCAAGGGCGAGGCGTCCAAGATCGCCGAGAAGGTTCAGGGCAAGAACATCATCGTGATCCGCCAGGCCTCGGAAGCCGGCCAGCTGTTCGGCTCGGTGACGGTGCGTGACGTGGTCACGGCCTTCGAAGCCGACGGCGTTGCGCTCGAGCGCCCGCAGGTCCAGCTCGACGCGCCGATCAAGACCATCGGCAAGCACACCATCACCGTCGCGATCCACCCCGAGGTCGAGGTCGACGTGACCGTGACGGTCGCGCGCAGCCAAGACGAGGCCGAGCGCATCAACCGCGGCGAGGACATCTCGACCCGCAACGAGGACCGCGATGCGGCCGCCGAAGCCATTGCGGCCGCCGGCGAGTTCTTCGATCCGGAAGCCCAGCAGGACGCCGAGCCGGCGCCGGCTGCGGAAGAGACCGAGAAGTAAGCCTCGCGTTCACGCAGGCAACGAAGCCCGGCTGCCTCAGGCAGCCGGGCTTTTATTTTGGCGGCGGCCTCGCTCAGCATCGCGATCGAAGCCAGCGCCGTCGCCGTATGCTTCTCGATGCCCTCGCTGACGCAGAACACGTCCGCCGCGAGGCCGCGACCCCGTGGATCAATCCAAAAAATGCTTAGCGTGAGATCGGCGGGGCCGGCGGACCGGACTGTTCGGCCGGCGCCGGGGCGGCTGCGGTCGCGGGCGGCGACGGCTCCTCCGACTTGGCCGCAGGCTCGGAGCTGCCGCTGGCAGCCGGCTCAGCCGGCTTGGGCGCGGCCACCTCAGCAGGCTTGGGAGCGGCGACCTCAGCGGGCTTGGCCATGGACGGCTCAGCAGGCTTCGCGGCAGCCGCCGGGGGTGCCGGTGTGACAGCCGGCACCGGATCGGGACGCAGCGCCGGCGCCTCGGTGCCGCTCGGCTCGACCTTGGCGCTTTCCGGCTTGGCCTCGGCTGGCTTCTCGGGTGCCTTGCTGCTGTCAGGCTTGGATTCGTCGCGACCAGAATCGATCTTGCCGCTGTCGCTCTTCGGCTCGGATTTGGGTTCAGCCTTCTTGTCGCCGGCGTCCTCGATCTCAGGCTTGGCGCGCTTGCTGAGCCGCTTGGCCTTGCGGCCCTCGGGCTGTTCTTCGTTGGCCTGGCCCTCGGGCTTGGCACTTTCCTTAGCACCTTCCTTGGCACCCTCTTCGCTCGGCCGCGCCGCGCGCTTCTGACGCCCCTCAGGCGCCGGGGTTGCGCCCTCTCCCTCCGGCTTGGCGGCCTCTTGCGAGCGCTGGCGGCGGCCCTGACGTTCGGGGGATTGCGCCGGGTTGGTGTTGGCGTCCTTCTCCTTGGCGCCATCCTTCTTCTCCTTGCCATCCTTGCCACCGTCCTTGGACTGGTAGCGGGCGTCGGTGGCACCATTGGAGACGAGATAGGAGGCCAGCACGCCGGCCATGTCGGGGCTGGTCGTGTAGTGCTGACGCAGGAAGCCTGGCAGCGAGCCCGGCGCGACCGTTTTCAACAGCCCTCTCGGGCTCTTGTGACAGGCATTGCAGGTCTGCGCGAATATTTGGGACGGGGCCTTGCCGGCCTCAAGGTTCGTCACCTGCGCCAGAACGGCATCGCTGCCGAAGCCGATCAAAAACAGCACCGTTGCGAGGCTGAGCGCGCGGCTCGACATTCCCATCATCTCCATAGAATTCCGAGAGGTGCAGCCCGCCTCCGGCGCGCGGCGGCCACCTTTTAGCGGATTATGACGCGAATGGAAGCAGGCTCATCGCGCAAGGATTTGACCCTGCAATTTTGGAATATCGGCTTTGAACACAACGCAATAGCAGGCCACGAATAGGCTGTTTAAATCTCCATGCAAACGCATAGGAACCCTGCCGGCTCCTGGGCGTAGGAAGTGAAAGCTGGGTTAGTCGCTTCTTTTCGGGTGCGCTCGAGAGGTAGGTGCGGATGGACGGCTTGTTGCGTAGATCCCTGTCTCAATTCATCCGCCGCGGGTCGATGACGGTGACCACGGCGGCCGGCACGAAATTCTGCGCCGGCGACGGCTCCGGCGAGCCGGTCGAAGTCCGTTTCGTCACTGCCGACGCGGAACGGAGAATCCTCATCAATCCCGAACTCGGGCTTGGCGAGGCTTACATGGATGGCGAGTTCGTCGTCGAGCGCGGCACCATAGCCGACGCCCTCGCAATCCTGCTCGACCAGCCTGACCTGTTGCCGCAATGGGCAAAACCGTGGTGGCACCTGCGCTATCTCACGCGGCACCTGAAGCAATTCAATCCGCGGACGCGCGCCCGCCGCAATGTCGCGCATCACTATGATCTCGACGGCAGGCTCTATTCGCTCTTTCTCGACGCCGACAAGCAATATAGCTGCGCCTATTTCGAGACCCCCGAGGCCACGCTCGACGACGCGCAACTCGCCAAGAAGCGGCACGTCACAGCGAAGCTGCGCCTCAGAGGCGGCGAGCGCGTGCTCGACATCGGATCGGGCTGGGGCGGGCTCGGCCTTTATCTGGCCGAGATCGCAGGTTGCGACGTCACCGGCGTCACGCTCTCGACGGAACAGTTGCAGGTCGCGAACGCGCGCGCCGCCGAGAAGGGTTTGGCGCGGTCGGCGCGATTCCTGCTCCAGGACTACCGTGACATCGACGGGCCGTTCGACCGTATCGTCTCTGTCGGCATGTTCGAGCATGTCGGGGTCAAGTTCTACGACACCTATTTCAAACGCTGCGCCGAGCTCCTGAGCGAGGACGGCGTCATGCTGCTGCACTCGATCGGCCGCTCGCAAGGCCCGGATCTGACCAATCCCTGGATCGCCAAATACATCTTTCCCGGCGGCTACATCCCGGCGCTCTCGGAGGTGCTGCCCTCGATCGAGCGCGCCGGGCTGCTGGTCTGCGACATCGAGATCCTGCGCTTGCACTACGCCGAGACATTGAAGGCATGGCGGGAGCGCTTCATGGCGCGGCGCGAGGAAGCGGTGCAACTCTACGACGAGCGTTTCGCCCTGATGTGGGAGTTCTATCTCGCGGCCAGCGAGATGACGTTCCGCAAGCAGCACATGATGAACTTCCAGGTTCAGCTCACCAGGCGCCAGGGCGTGGTTCCGATGACCCGCGACTATATCGCGCATGAAGAAGCCCGGCTGCGCACCCTCGAGGGCGGCGCCGAACCGAGACTGAAGCTTGCAGGTGAATAGGTTCTAATGGCGAGCAGTCGAAATCGGCGGCAGCGGGAAAGTGGCGGCTAACGCCAGCTGCACGCGCAATTCCGCGAGGATTTCGGGCGCGACCGGCTGACGCCGCAGCTCCGGCTGCGAGGCCTGCTCCATGGCGGCGATCAGCCCGCACAGCCAAAGCCGGCTGCCTGCCTCGCTTCGCCAAATCTGGGACTGCCGTTCTGGCCGCATCGCTGCCTCGTCTTCGGGGGCGTCGGAGATAATCCCCGGCCCGCCTGCCTGTTCCGGTCATACCCCCGAAAGAATCCGGGGAGATGTGATCTGCTTCACATAAGTCTGGTCGGCCCTGGCCTAGATCGTCGCTATGAGCAAGAAGACCCAAACCTCATTCGACGTGCAGGACGACCTCCGCACCGATTACGCCCTGATCGCCACCGGCGTCGGTGCGGCCCTGGTTGCGCTGGTCTACCTCCTGCTGGTCTGAACCCGCGCCGAAAGCGGCCAGCGCGCCAAATCGCGCGCTCTTTGATA encodes the following:
- a CDS encoding TetR/AcrR family transcriptional regulator C-terminal domain-containing protein, whose product is MVEKAIQELFEAMAGDPKHVARATRSAGRKMRSVLLDAASPLFRERGLSGASITDIAAAANAFPSQITYYFRTKEALFVECACRELLYLARATEQAALKARSPREYTHALAETVTASDTIAFFAEALTLTRRRQDLAPLVERTIERLHSEGARAYASQVAQHGWRSLRAPDESSRRFWAVAIGVILEGYAMGRSPDELCAEMLRVLGEQAKSTGDAARLRLVGDHDASTGSDGENEP
- the rpsF gene encoding 30S ribosomal protein S6: MALYEHVFLARQDASTQQVEELTAQMTGIVEGLGGKVTKTENWGVRSLTYRMSKNRKAHFVLLNIDAPSAAIAEIERQERISEDVIRYLSVRVEELEEGPSAMMRKADRDRERDDRGGGFRGEREGGFRGDREGGFRGGDRDGGFRGDRGPRRPRDEAETTTTDAE
- the rplI gene encoding 50S ribosomal protein L9; protein product: MEVILLERVNKLGHMGEVVKVRDGYARNFLLKRGKALRATADNRAKYDGMKAELEARNLQSKGEASKIAEKVQGKNIIVIRQASEAGQLFGSVTVRDVVTAFEADGVALERPQVQLDAPIKTIGKHTITVAIHPEVEVDVTVTVARSQDEAERINRGEDISTRNEDRDAAAEAIAAAGEFFDPEAQQDAEPAPAAEETEK
- a CDS encoding class I SAM-dependent methyltransferase; its protein translation is MDGLLRRSLSQFIRRGSMTVTTAAGTKFCAGDGSGEPVEVRFVTADAERRILINPELGLGEAYMDGEFVVERGTIADALAILLDQPDLLPQWAKPWWHLRYLTRHLKQFNPRTRARRNVAHHYDLDGRLYSLFLDADKQYSCAYFETPEATLDDAQLAKKRHVTAKLRLRGGERVLDIGSGWGGLGLYLAEIAGCDVTGVTLSTEQLQVANARAAEKGLARSARFLLQDYRDIDGPFDRIVSVGMFEHVGVKFYDTYFKRCAELLSEDGVMLLHSIGRSQGPDLTNPWIAKYIFPGGYIPALSEVLPSIERAGLLVCDIEILRLHYAETLKAWRERFMARREEAVQLYDERFALMWEFYLAASEMTFRKQHMMNFQVQLTRRQGVVPMTRDYIAHEEARLRTLEGGAEPRLKLAGE
- a CDS encoding transcriptional regulator, with protein sequence MRPERQSQIWRSEAGSRLWLCGLIAAMEQASQPELRRQPVAPEILAELRVQLALAATFPLPPISTARH
- the rpsR gene encoding 30S ribosomal protein S18; translation: MAEAGARRPFFRRRKSCPFTGANAPKIDYKDSKLLMRYVSERGKIVPSRITAVSAKKQRELARAIKRARFLGLLPYVIR
- a CDS encoding DUF2232 domain-containing protein; translation: MMTFGLIALIAGAASALMFASIVSGALISLVLFYLAPLPLMVASIGWGPLCATLGGIGAALGLGALFGLPYCLAFAVTVALPAWWLGHLVLLGRQVTASPVAEAPAEPEIEWYPVGRLLLWIAGFATLTTIAALLTLGTDAETITGALRRGLMRILRAADPQVSGEVDQFVDALVTIAPAAATIVAMMTLTLNLWLGARVTATSGRLRRPWPDLMTAELPPMTLAVLCIALAFCFTGGLLAMFAQITTAALMMAYALTGFAVLHTLTLALKSRAFWLGSTYAVVVVFGWPVIAMVILGLADAVFGFRERFLRNRLPPPLPTS